CCGTCAGCGGGTCAAGATAAATCCCCAGTTCCAGGCTGAAATTCGGCAGGGTGATAAACGGAATCGCCTTTTCATACAGCTGGCCGTGGCGCCCCAGCATTTCGACCATGACCAAGACCGAATGGAGAAAGCCGAGAAGAATCATCCCTATCGACAGGTATGACGAGAGTTTCTCTTTCCACCGCGTGAAGAAAACAATCATCACGAAAGCGAAAAGGGGATAAAACATTATCAGATAGGCATTCTCGAGCATATCACCACTTCATAATATTAATCCGGTCAACATCGATTCCCCGCCAGTTGCGATAAAGGAGCAGCACAATTGCCAGCCCGACCACCGCTTCGGCGGCGGCGACAACGACCACAAAGATGGCGAAAATTTGACCGGTCAGGTTGTCAGGATTGATATATTTATTAAAGGTCACCAGATTTATATTGACGGCATTGAACATCAATTCCAGCGACATCAGGATTCCGACAGCGTTGCGGCGGGTCAGCACACCGAAGATGCCGATGGCGAAGAGTATCGCGGCTAAGGCGAGATACTGAAGCATTTATGCACCTTCCTTTCTCGCCAGCACCACGGCGCCGATAAGGGCCGCCAGAAGCACCACCGAGACTACTTCGAAGGGAAGCACAAATTCATTCATCAGAAGTCTGCCGATAGTCAGGGTGTTGTCATTCGGAAGCGGATTCTCTGACAACTTCCAGACAGTATTTGCCAGGGAGCCAAGACTGGCCAGCAGGAAACCTGCGCAGATAAATATCGCCACTGTCACCTGCTCGTTGCTCTGTCTTATTTCTTTGCTTGCCAGCTGCGATGTCAGCATTATGGCAAAAATTATCAGGACCGAAATCGCCCCTACATAGATTAGCACCTGCACCGCCGCCAGAAATTCGGCATGCAAAAGAATATAGATTCCAGCCACGCCGAACAAGGTCAGAATTAGAAATAATGCCGAATGGAAAATATTCCGAAGTGTCACTACATAGATGGCGGAGACAATAATGACAAACGATAAGAGATAGAATATGACTTGAGAGACTTCGCCTTCCATCAGTTCCCTTCTCCCAGATTCTCTTTATTATCGCCCGTCGCCGGCTTTGGCTCTTCAGCCTCTTTTCCCGGATTGACCGCCGCTTCGGACTTTGAAGTATCCTTCTCAGACTCGGTGGATGTTTCCGCTTTCACCGCCGGTTTCGGCGCCGGCTTTGCCGCCGGTTTTGCCTCCGGTTTCTTCCGCTCCGGCTTCTCGTACGGGACATCCCGCCCCACTTCCTGAAGTTTATCGGTATGCCAGACCAGGTCTTCTTTGTTCAATGTCGAAAATTCATACTTAGTCGCCATTTTCAGAGCCGCGAAATTGCAGGCTTCCTCGCAGAGACCGCAGAAACAGCACAGTCCCTGGTCAACGACGAAATCTTTCAGGATTCTTTTCCCCTTTTCATCTTTATCGTACTGGATATCTATTGCCGCGGTGGGACAGGCCCGCATGCAGAGCATGCAAACAGTGCAGTTCAACTCGCCGGTCTCTTTATCGGAAAGCAGCACGACAATGCCGCGCGACCGCTCCGGCATAGTCCATTTCTCGGTGGGGTACTGCACGGTGACAGCATGCCGTCCCAGATGTTTGCCGGTGGTGAATAGCCCCACCACCAGATTCTTTATGCCGCTTAACAATTTCTTCACCAGTTAAACCACTCCGAGTATTTCATCCACCCGGCGATGATAAGGTTAGCAAACGAGACTGGAAGCAAGAACTTCCAGGAAAATTCCATTAATTG
This DNA window, taken from Candidatus Zixiibacteriota bacterium, encodes the following:
- a CDS encoding NADH-quinone oxidoreductase subunit J, with amino-acid sequence MEGEVSQVIFYLLSFVIIVSAIYVVTLRNIFHSALFLILTLFGVAGIYILLHAEFLAAVQVLIYVGAISVLIIFAIMLTSQLASKEIRQSNEQVTVAIFICAGFLLASLGSLANTVWKLSENPLPNDNTLTIGRLLMNEFVLPFEVVSVVLLAALIGAVVLARKEGA
- the nuoK gene encoding NADH-quinone oxidoreductase subunit NuoK; the encoded protein is MLQYLALAAILFAIGIFGVLTRRNAVGILMSLELMFNAVNINLVTFNKYINPDNLTGQIFAIFVVVVAAAEAVVGLAIVLLLYRNWRGIDVDRINIMKW
- a CDS encoding NADH-quinone oxidoreductase subunit I; the encoded protein is MKKLLSGIKNLVVGLFTTGKHLGRHAVTVQYPTEKWTMPERSRGIVVLLSDKETGELNCTVCMLCMRACPTAAIDIQYDKDEKGKRILKDFVVDQGLCCFCGLCEEACNFAALKMATKYEFSTLNKEDLVWHTDKLQEVGRDVPYEKPERKKPEAKPAAKPAPKPAVKAETSTESEKDTSKSEAAVNPGKEAEEPKPATGDNKENLGEGN